One genomic segment of Ignavibacteriota bacterium includes these proteins:
- a CDS encoding conjugal transfer protein TraR translates to MAKKTSAKTKPSSAKAAPKKTKDVKEKKAAAKKQTKVKVVVKPVKKSVGKTDTVKKGSVKKSVPTKETVKKVISPAVKKNVVKTPSKTKTGKKIEVVVTPVKPKVPKKIVGYPKKELDEFKTVILDKRKEIIEQLQNLKEQMMDETTGQYVNENSPYSLHMAEQGTDAQEREKLYLWAQRETKFLGYLEDALQRIDNGTYGICIDSLELPEGPHLIPKKRLLAVPHTQHCVDCKNKK, encoded by the coding sequence ATGGCAAAGAAAACATCAGCTAAAACAAAACCATCTTCAGCAAAAGCAGCACCTAAAAAAACTAAAGATGTAAAAGAAAAAAAAGCAGCTGCTAAAAAACAGACAAAGGTTAAAGTTGTAGTTAAACCAGTAAAAAAATCTGTTGGTAAAACAGATACAGTTAAAAAAGGTTCAGTAAAAAAATCAGTTCCTACAAAGGAAACTGTTAAGAAAGTAATTTCTCCAGCAGTGAAAAAAAATGTCGTAAAGACTCCAAGCAAAACTAAAACCGGAAAAAAAATTGAAGTAGTTGTAACTCCGGTAAAACCTAAAGTTCCTAAAAAAATTGTAGGTTATCCTAAAAAGGAATTAGATGAATTTAAAACTGTAATCCTTGATAAAAGAAAAGAAATTATTGAGCAGTTGCAAAATTTAAAAGAGCAAATGATGGATGAAACAACCGGTCAATATGTAAACGAAAATTCTCCATATTCATTACATATGGCAGAACAAGGAACCGATGCGCAAGAAAGAGAAAAATTATATTTGTGGGCTCAGCGAGAAACAAAATTTTTAGGTTATTTGGAAGATGCACTTCAAAGAATTGATAACGGAACTTACGGAATTTGTATTGATAGTTTGGAATTACCCGAAGGTCCGCATTTAATTCCAAAGAAAAGATTATTAGCCGTTCCGCACACACAGCATTGTGTTGATTGTAAAAATAAAAAGTGA
- a CDS encoding RluA family pseudouridine synthase codes for MAIVTEKIINLVITEGQRKQRIDAYLANCLENTTRSRIQKLIKNNLITVNGNLIKSNYTISPKDEIKITIPVSPRPDKIEPEDIPLKIIFEDDYLIIIDKPAGMVVHPSYGNYTSTMVHALLHHTKNLSSFNGDYRAGIVHRIDKDTTGLLVIAKSEEVHSHLAKQFAAKTTEREYWAVCWGKFKDSTGEIIANIARSKSDRKLFSVSESDGKTAHTIYTVLEEFDFLSLIKLKLMTGRTHQIRVHLAHVKHNIFGDHTYGGRRINYGFELPKIRARVNNLLEIIDRQALHAKTLGFIHPITNEKMTFASELPEDFNNLLIELRSQQQ; via the coding sequence ATGGCAATAGTAACAGAGAAGATAATAAACTTAGTAATAACTGAGGGACAAAGAAAACAAAGAATAGATGCTTATTTAGCAAACTGTTTAGAAAATACAACTCGATCAAGAATTCAAAAACTTATTAAAAATAATTTGATTACTGTAAATGGAAATCTTATAAAATCAAATTATACAATTTCTCCCAAAGACGAAATTAAAATTACAATTCCCGTTTCACCAAGACCCGATAAAATTGAACCCGAAGACATTCCACTTAAAATTATTTTTGAAGATGACTATTTAATTATTATTGATAAACCCGCGGGAATGGTGGTTCATCCATCTTACGGAAATTACACTTCCACAATGGTTCATGCATTACTTCATCACACAAAAAATTTAAGTTCTTTTAACGGAGATTATAGAGCCGGAATTGTTCACAGAATTGATAAAGACACAACGGGATTATTAGTTATCGCAAAAAGTGAAGAAGTACATTCGCATTTGGCAAAGCAGTTTGCGGCAAAAACTACGGAAAGAGAATACTGGGCTGTTTGCTGGGGAAAGTTTAAAGATTCAACCGGAGAAATTATTGCAAATATTGCACGAAGTAAAAGTGATAGAAAATTATTTTCCGTTTCGGAATCTGATGGAAAAACTGCTCATACAATTTATACGGTTTTGGAAGAATTTGATTTTTTAAGTTTGATAAAATTAAAATTAATGACCGGAAGAACACATCAAATTAGGGTTCATTTAGCTCACGTAAAACATAATATTTTTGGCGATCACACATACGGCGGCAGAAGAATTAATTATGGTTTTGAACTTCCTAAAATTAGAGCTCGCGTAAATAATCTTTTGGAAATAATTGATCGACAAGCACTTCACGCAAAAACTTTGGGATTTATTCATCCAATTACAAACGAAAAAATGACGTTTGCTTCTGAGCTGCCTGAAGATTTTAATAATTTATTAATTGAATTAAGAAGTCAGCAACAGTAA
- the lspA gene encoding signal peptidase II, with product MRVIFISAIVVFVDQITKIFVKGISIPALGINIQGMKYGESINIIGDIFKFTFVENPGMAFGIEVDGYAKLLLSIFSLIASIGIVVYLFKVRHEKLLYRFSLALILGGAIGNLIDRFFYGVIYDYAPFLYGRVVDFLHVDTFGFTIFGKTYDSFPIFNVADSAVTIGVALILIFHKSIESKKNTENSENEINSEKLETQLEYGNSNREDNKLSNN from the coding sequence TTGAGAGTAATTTTTATTTCAGCGATTGTTGTATTTGTTGACCAAATAACAAAAATATTTGTAAAAGGTATTTCTATTCCGGCTTTAGGAATTAATATTCAAGGAATGAAATACGGGGAAAGTATAAATATAATTGGTGATATTTTCAAATTTACATTTGTCGAAAATCCCGGAATGGCTTTTGGTATTGAGGTTGACGGCTATGCTAAACTTTTGCTTTCAATTTTTTCATTAATTGCAAGTATTGGAATTGTTGTTTATTTATTCAAAGTTCGACACGAAAAATTGTTATATCGATTTTCACTTGCATTAATTTTAGGCGGTGCAATTGGAAATTTAATTGATAGATTTTTTTACGGCGTAATTTATGATTACGCTCCTTTTCTTTATGGAAGAGTAGTTGATTTTCTTCATGTTGATACTTTTGGATTTACAATTTTCGGTAAAACTTATGATAGTTTTCCTATTTTTAATGTTGCTGATTCTGCAGTAACAATTGGAGTTGCGCTGATTTTAATTTTTCATAAAAGTATAGAATCAAAAAAGAATACAGAAAATTCTGAAAACGAAATTAATTCTGAAAAACTGGAAACTCAATTAGAGTATGGCAATAGTAACAGAGAAGATAATAAACTTAGTAATAACTGA
- a CDS encoding YggS family pyridoxal phosphate-dependent enzyme, with translation MNSIEQNIKFVNQKIQNKCSQVGRNYSEITLVAVSKLHSVEEIEIVNSTGILNFGENKAQELEEKNKIINKKINWHFIGHLQTNKVKNVVPIAEFIHSVDSIKLADEINKRAENINKIQKILLEVKTSDEATKYGIENFYDLQKIAEYSKRLSNVYLVGLMTIAPYTNDEEIIRNSFRKLSEFKNKLNQNGFELPHLSMGMTNDFEIAIEEGATILRIGTAIFGERNYSIK, from the coding sequence ATGAATAGCATCGAACAAAATATTAAATTCGTAAATCAAAAAATTCAAAATAAATGTAGTCAAGTTGGAAGAAATTATTCTGAGATTACACTTGTTGCAGTTTCAAAATTACATTCAGTTGAAGAAATTGAAATTGTAAATTCAACAGGCATTTTAAATTTTGGTGAAAATAAAGCCCAAGAACTTGAAGAAAAAAATAAAATAATCAACAAAAAAATAAATTGGCATTTTATTGGTCATCTACAAACAAATAAAGTAAAAAATGTTGTTCCAATTGCAGAATTTATTCATTCTGTTGATTCAATAAAATTAGCAGATGAAATTAATAAACGTGCAGAAAATATTAATAAAATTCAAAAAATTTTATTAGAAGTTAAAACTTCGGATGAAGCAACAAAATACGGAATTGAAAATTTTTATGATCTTCAAAAAATTGCCGAATATAGTAAAAGACTTTCAAATGTATATTTAGTTGGACTAATGACCATTGCTCCTTATACAAATGATGAAGAAATTATTCGAAATTCATTTAGGAAGTTGTCTGAATTTAAAAATAAATTGAATCAAAACGGTTTCGAACTTCCTCATTTATCAATGGGAATGACAAATGATTTTGAAATTGCAATTGAAGAAGGCGCAACAATTTTAAGAATTGGAACAGCAATTTTTGGAGAGCGAAATTATTCTATCAAATAA
- a CDS encoding purine-nucleoside phosphorylase, producing the protein MSNLLQKIDETLTELRKYSSKEYPIGIILGTGLGGLVSEIKIEHIIDYDKIPHFPLSTVESHSGKLILGSINGKNVVAMQGRFHYYEGYSMQQITYPVRVMKFLGVKTLLVSNACGGMNPIYKKGDIMIMNDHINLLGDNPLIGINEDSLGPRFPDMSEPYDKNLIELAEKVALENGIKVQKGVYVAVAGPNLETKAEYRFLRATGADVVGMSTIPENIVANHMGIKVLGISIITDECFPDSLKPVDVNEIIETAMNAEPKMTEILKEVIKQL; encoded by the coding sequence ATGAGTAACCTTTTACAAAAAATTGACGAAACTTTAACCGAACTAAGAAAGTACAGTTCAAAAGAATATCCAATTGGAATAATTTTAGGAACCGGACTTGGCGGATTAGTCAGCGAAATAAAAATTGAACACATTATTGATTATGATAAAATTCCGCATTTTCCGCTTTCAACAGTTGAATCACATTCCGGTAAATTAATTCTTGGTTCAATAAATGGAAAAAATGTTGTAGCAATGCAAGGAAGATTTCATTATTACGAAGGATACAGTATGCAGCAAATTACTTATCCGGTAAGAGTAATGAAATTTCTTGGAGTAAAAACTTTATTGGTTTCAAATGCTTGCGGCGGAATGAATCCGATTTACAAAAAAGGAGATATAATGATTATGAATGATCATATAAATCTTCTTGGGGATAATCCTTTAATCGGAATAAATGAAGATTCATTGGGCCCAAGATTTCCGGATATGAGCGAACCTTATGATAAAAATTTAATTGAATTAGCTGAAAAAGTTGCATTGGAAAATGGAATAAAAGTTCAAAAAGGTGTTTATGTTGCAGTTGCTGGTCCAAATTTGGAAACGAAAGCCGAATATAGATTTTTGCGCGCGACCGGAGCAGATGTTGTGGGAATGTCAACAATACCGGAAAATATTGTTGCAAATCATATGGGAATAAAAGTTTTAGGAATTAGTATAATTACGGATGAATGTTTTCCGGATTCGTTAAAACCGGTTGATGTTAATGAAATTATTGAAACGGCAATGAATGCAGAACCAAAAATGACAGAAATACTAAAAGAAGTTATTAAACAATTATGA
- a CDS encoding EamA family transporter translates to MIYLIIVSIIWALSFSLIKGNLSSLDSNFVAFARLLISFLIFLPFLRIKNISSKINFHLFFIGIIQYGIMYLTYIYSFQFLQAYEVAILTLLTPFFIVLITEIWEKKINYFNWVTAFITIAGSFIIVYKENFSFGYWKGILLVQISNFCFALGQVYYKKIIEKDFDFKPHQTFALLYFGAILITGIFSIASTDFKNLQINSSQILSLLYLGIVASGIGFFLWNIGVTKVETGILAIMNNLKIPLGVLFAFILIGEKTNFIQLSFGSILIIFAFILNYRFANR, encoded by the coding sequence ATGATTTATTTAATAATTGTTTCCATCATTTGGGCGCTTTCATTCAGTTTGATTAAGGGAAATTTAAGTTCGCTTGATTCAAATTTTGTTGCATTTGCAAGATTGCTAATTTCATTTTTAATTTTTCTTCCATTTCTGCGAATCAAAAATATTTCATCAAAAATTAATTTTCATTTATTTTTTATTGGAATTATTCAATACGGAATTATGTACTTAACTTACATATATTCTTTCCAATTTTTGCAAGCTTACGAAGTTGCAATTTTAACTTTGCTTACGCCGTTTTTTATTGTTCTAATCACAGAAATTTGGGAAAAGAAAATTAATTATTTTAATTGGGTTACAGCTTTCATAACAATTGCCGGATCGTTTATAATAGTTTACAAAGAAAATTTTTCATTCGGATATTGGAAAGGAATTTTGCTTGTTCAAATTTCAAATTTTTGTTTTGCACTTGGGCAAGTTTATTATAAAAAAATAATTGAGAAAGATTTTGATTTTAAACCTCATCAAACTTTTGCACTTTTATATTTTGGAGCAATTTTAATTACGGGAATTTTTTCAATAGCTTCCACAGATTTTAAAAATTTACAAATTAATTCAAGTCAAATTTTATCTTTACTTTACTTAGGAATTGTCGCATCGGGAATAGGATTTTTTCTTTGGAATATTGGCGTTACAAAAGTGGAAACCGGAATTTTAGCAATTATGAATAATTTAAAAATTCCGCTCGGAGTTTTATTTGCATTTATTTTAATTGGTGAAAAAACAAATTTTATTCAATTAAGTTTTGGTTCAATTTTAATAATTTTTGCTTTCATTTTAAATTACCGATTTGCAAATCGATAA
- a CDS encoding lytic transglycosylase domain-containing protein codes for MNENNIKKSKIVKTTFFIILGIAIPILLFQNFIPKDSVIVKEEFQKEYKIVSPIIPDELEFCGEKVPLENFEVYERLDREFIVNTYWHSLMILTIKRANRWFPVIEPILKKNNIPDDFKFLCVTESTLLNLVSPSNAVGFWQFLKTSGQELGLEINDEIDERYSVEKSTEAACKYLLSAYNKFGSWTMAAASYNMGKTGIDEQISRQKTNNYYNLVLNEETSRYVFRVIATKIMMNNPAEYGFDIKDDELYKPFETYEINVDSSISNFADFAKSNGINYKILKLYNPWLRDNFLKNKLKKNYKISLPKEGTIKIISDL; via the coding sequence ATGAATGAAAATAATATAAAAAAATCAAAAATAGTGAAAACAACTTTTTTTATAATCCTTGGAATTGCAATTCCAATTTTACTATTTCAAAATTTTATTCCAAAAGATTCGGTAATTGTAAAAGAAGAATTTCAAAAAGAATATAAAATTGTTTCTCCAATTATTCCGGATGAATTAGAATTCTGTGGAGAAAAAGTTCCGTTGGAAAATTTTGAAGTTTACGAAAGATTGGATAGAGAATTTATTGTAAATACTTATTGGCATTCTTTAATGATTCTTACGATTAAAAGAGCAAATAGATGGTTTCCCGTTATTGAACCAATTTTGAAAAAAAATAATATTCCGGATGATTTTAAATTTTTATGCGTAACCGAAAGTACTTTGCTCAATTTAGTTTCGCCATCAAACGCCGTTGGGTTTTGGCAATTTTTAAAAACTTCGGGACAAGAACTTGGTTTAGAAATTAATGATGAAATTGATGAAAGATACAGTGTTGAAAAATCAACAGAAGCGGCATGTAAATATTTGCTGTCGGCTTATAATAAATTTGGAAGTTGGACAATGGCTGCGGCTTCTTACAATATGGGGAAGACCGGAATTGATGAACAAATTTCTCGTCAAAAGACAAATAATTATTACAATTTAGTTTTGAATGAGGAAACTTCAAGATATGTTTTTAGAGTAATTGCAACAAAAATTATGATGAATAATCCGGCAGAATATGGCTTTGATATTAAAGATGATGAATTGTACAAACCTTTTGAAACATATGAAATAAATGTTGATAGCTCAATTTCTAACTTTGCAGATTTTGCAAAATCAAATGGAATTAATTACAAAATTTTGAAATTGTATAATCCTTGGTTGAGAGATAATTTCTTAAAAAATAAACTGAAAAAAAATTATAAAATTAGTTTGCCAAAGGAAGGAACAATAAAAATAATTTCCGATTTATAA
- a CDS encoding isoleucine--tRNA ligase, translating into MEKYKQYLNSVNYSKIEEEILDFWQKENIFQKSIELREGSKPFTFFEGPPTANGKPGLHHVMARTLKDLVCRYKTLQGFKVNRKAGWDTHGLPVEIEVEKQLGIKSKSEIPEFGVAKYNAACKESVFTYKDLWEKMTNRMGYWLSLEDAYITCTNEYIESVWWALKTLFDKGLIFKDYKIVPQCPRSETVLSSHELALGYRDTKDPSVYVLMKLENSELTKDGDTYFLVWTTTPWTLISNVALAVGTNIDYVKIKTESVYLILAKERLSVIREEYEIIEELKGSQLAGISYQQLFQYLTVDKKAFYVTEANFVSTEDGSGIVHIAPAFGADDYELSKTYNLPFLQPVTRGGLFTEEITDYAGKFVKDADQEIIQALKAKGQLYKKETITHSYPFSWRFDNVPVIYYARESWFIKTTAISDKMVELNKEINWYPPEVGSGRFGNWLEENKDWALSRDRFWATPLPIWVTEDGDMFAVGSIDELKEGFVERNGNKIKVADLPNEEIDLHKPFVDEIKFEKNDKIYFRTPELIDVWFDSGAMPFAQHHYPFENKELFENNYPADFICEGIDQTRGWFYTLHAISTMLFEKVAFKNLIVNELILDKNGMKMSKSKGNAVDPFELFDKYGADATRWYLVTGSPPWRTTLFDEDGILEVQRKFFGTLINTYSFFALYANIDNFDFSQEFIPYGERSEIDRWIIAKLSSVVEEYQELMDNYDVTKAARLVSDFTIDELSNWYVRRSRRRFWKSEINKSKISAYQTLYECLITVAKLTSPFAPFIAEEIYQNLNKVSKLENRKSIHLVDFPIPTYRNKELEEKMEIAQKVVYLTRAMRAKNNLKVRQPLRKIMIAVEPKSRDAVRSMSDVILEEVNIKELEVLEDDSAIVSKSAKANFKSLGPKYGKMMKNLANRIKDFNKDEIKKLETEKSFSFTLDGNDITLTLEDVEIISTEIEGWVVESENGVTVAIDSELNDELIGEGYAREFVNRIQNLRKNSGLEVTDRINIFYMADLELQKYIQSFESYIKNEVLADKLENKNDGGNGYSEELTIGEFKCGITINKVM; encoded by the coding sequence ATGGAAAAGTACAAACAATATTTAAATAGTGTTAATTATTCAAAAATTGAAGAAGAGATTTTAGATTTTTGGCAGAAAGAAAATATATTTCAAAAAAGTATTGAACTTAGAGAAGGCAGCAAACCCTTTACATTTTTTGAAGGACCACCAACTGCAAACGGTAAACCCGGACTTCATCATGTAATGGCAAGAACTTTAAAAGATTTAGTTTGCCGTTACAAAACTTTACAAGGTTTTAAAGTTAATAGAAAAGCCGGCTGGGATACACATGGACTTCCCGTAGAAATTGAAGTTGAAAAACAATTAGGAATAAAAAGTAAAAGTGAAATTCCGGAATTCGGAGTTGCAAAATATAATGCAGCATGCAAGGAATCGGTTTTTACTTATAAAGATCTTTGGGAAAAAATGACAAACCGCATGGGATATTGGCTAAGCTTGGAAGATGCTTATATCACTTGCACAAATGAATATATTGAATCAGTTTGGTGGGCGTTAAAAACTTTATTCGATAAAGGATTGATTTTTAAAGATTATAAAATTGTTCCGCAATGCCCACGATCCGAAACGGTTTTATCTTCCCACGAACTTGCTTTAGGCTATCGCGATACGAAAGATCCGTCGGTTTATGTTTTAATGAAACTTGAAAATTCTGAATTGACGAAAGACGGCGATACATATTTTCTTGTTTGGACAACTACTCCTTGGACACTAATCTCTAATGTTGCATTGGCTGTTGGAACAAATATTGATTATGTGAAAATTAAAACAGAAAGCGTTTACTTAATTTTAGCAAAAGAAAGATTATCCGTAATTCGTGAAGAATATGAAATTATTGAAGAATTAAAAGGTTCGCAACTTGCGGGAATAAGTTACCAACAATTATTTCAATATTTAACAGTTGATAAAAAAGCATTTTACGTTACAGAAGCTAATTTTGTAAGCACGGAAGACGGTTCCGGAATTGTTCATATTGCGCCGGCTTTTGGTGCAGATGACTATGAATTATCTAAAACTTATAATTTGCCATTTCTTCAGCCGGTAACACGCGGCGGATTATTTACGGAAGAAATTACAGATTATGCTGGAAAATTTGTTAAAGATGCAGATCAAGAAATTATTCAAGCATTAAAAGCAAAAGGTCAACTTTATAAAAAGGAAACAATAACTCACTCATATCCGTTTAGTTGGAGGTTTGATAACGTTCCGGTAATTTATTACGCACGCGAATCTTGGTTCATTAAAACCACAGCAATTTCCGATAAAATGGTTGAGCTAAATAAAGAAATTAATTGGTATCCTCCGGAAGTTGGTTCGGGTAGATTTGGAAATTGGCTTGAGGAAAATAAAGATTGGGCTTTATCTCGTGATAGATTTTGGGCAACGCCTTTACCAATTTGGGTTACGGAAGACGGTGATATGTTTGCTGTTGGAAGTATCGATGAATTAAAAGAAGGATTTGTTGAAAGAAACGGTAATAAAATTAAAGTTGCAGATTTACCAAATGAAGAAATTGATCTTCACAAACCTTTTGTTGATGAAATTAAATTTGAGAAAAATGATAAAATTTATTTTAGAACTCCGGAACTAATTGATGTTTGGTTTGATTCGGGTGCGATGCCTTTTGCTCAACATCATTATCCGTTTGAAAATAAAGAATTATTTGAAAATAATTATCCCGCAGATTTTATTTGCGAGGGAATTGATCAAACTCGCGGATGGTTTTATACTTTACATGCAATTTCAACAATGTTATTTGAAAAAGTTGCTTTTAAAAATCTTATTGTAAATGAATTAATTTTAGATAAAAACGGAATGAAAATGTCAAAGTCAAAAGGGAACGCTGTTGATCCTTTTGAACTTTTTGATAAATACGGAGCCGATGCAACAAGGTGGTATTTGGTTACGGGAAGTCCGCCATGGAGAACTACTCTCTTTGATGAAGACGGAATTTTAGAAGTTCAGCGTAAATTTTTTGGAACATTAATTAATACTTATTCATTTTTTGCACTTTATGCAAATATTGATAATTTTGATTTTAGTCAAGAATTTATTCCTTATGGAGAAAGATCAGAAATTGATAGATGGATAATTGCAAAACTATCTTCTGTTGTTGAAGAATATCAAGAACTTATGGATAATTACGATGTAACAAAAGCCGCAAGATTAGTAAGTGATTTTACTATCGATGAATTATCTAATTGGTATGTAAGAAGAAGCAGACGAAGATTCTGGAAATCAGAAATAAATAAATCTAAAATTTCTGCATATCAAACTTTATATGAATGTTTGATTACTGTTGCAAAATTAACTTCTCCGTTTGCACCATTTATTGCTGAAGAGATTTACCAAAATTTGAATAAAGTTTCTAAACTTGAAAATAGAAAATCAATTCACTTAGTTGATTTCCCAATTCCAACTTACCGAAATAAAGAGTTGGAAGAAAAAATGGAAATTGCTCAAAAAGTAGTTTATCTTACAAGAGCAATGAGAGCAAAAAATAATTTAAAAGTTAGACAGCCGCTTCGCAAAATTATGATTGCCGTTGAACCAAAAAGCAGAGATGCTGTTAGAAGTATGAGCGATGTAATTTTAGAAGAAGTTAACATTAAAGAATTAGAAGTTTTGGAAGATGATTCCGCAATTGTAAGTAAATCGGCAAAAGCTAATTTTAAATCATTAGGTCCTAAGTATGGGAAAATGATGAAAAATTTAGCAAATAGAATAAAAGATTTTAATAAAGATGAAATTAAAAAGTTAGAAACAGAGAAATCTTTTTCATTTACTTTGGATGGTAATGATATTACATTAACATTAGAAGATGTAGAAATTATCAGTACGGAAATTGAAGGCTGGGTTGTTGAATCGGAGAATGGCGTTACGGTTGCAATTGATAGCGAATTGAATGATGAATTAATTGGTGAAGGATACGCAAGGGAATTTGTAAACAGAATTCAAAATTTAAGAAAAAATTCCGGGTTAGAAGTTACAGATAGAATTAATATTTTTTATATGGCAGATTTAGAATTACAAAAATATATTCAGAGTTTTGAAAGTTATATTAAAAATGAAGTTCTTGCAGATAAGTTGGAAAATAAGAATGATGGGGGAAATGGTTATAGCGAGGAATTAACAATAGGTGAATTTAAATGTGGTATAACCATCAATAAGGTAATGTAA
- a CDS encoding cysteine--tRNA ligase has product MLIYNTLTKKKEEFIPLNPPKVTVYVCGPTIYDFFHIGNARTFVSADIIRRYLEYKKYDVKFVMNLTDIDDKLIKKSNEENLPVEKIADKYAEAFFEDITKLGIKKANIYPKATEHMPEIIDLIQKLVDKNFAYNVDGNVFYDVNKFTEYGKLSGKNLADLEAGARIEINEQKKNPLDFSLWKKVKPNEPYWESPWGNGRPGWHIECSAMSMKHLGQTIDIHIGGNDLVFPHHENEIAQSEAACGNEFVKYWIHCGFLNINQEKMSKSLGNFFTAREILKKYNPNAIRFFFSQTHFSGPLSFSEDLIEGAEKGLEKILNLAQKIENTKPSIELDLNPFEIDRYLFAFESAMDDNFNTSQALAAIYDFVRDFNKFLTKNEKISKEVLANAKDFLISTLTNVLGIEIFSENSTRNSKDDELIKLFIEFRTKVKLDKNYKLADEIRDKLKDLGIILEDSKEGTYYKILSK; this is encoded by the coding sequence ATGTTAATTTATAATACGCTGACAAAAAAGAAAGAAGAATTTATTCCGTTAAATCCGCCAAAAGTTACGGTTTATGTTTGCGGACCGACAATTTATGATTTTTTTCACATCGGAAATGCGCGTACTTTTGTTTCTGCAGATATAATTAGAAGATATTTGGAATATAAAAAATATGATGTAAAATTTGTGATGAACCTTACGGATATTGATGATAAGCTGATTAAAAAATCTAACGAAGAAAATTTACCGGTTGAAAAAATTGCCGATAAATACGCCGAAGCTTTTTTTGAAGATATTACGAAATTGGGAATTAAGAAAGCAAATATTTATCCGAAAGCAACCGAACATATGCCGGAAATTATTGATTTAATTCAAAAACTTGTTGATAAAAACTTTGCCTACAATGTTGATGGAAATGTTTTTTACGATGTAAATAAATTTACCGAATATGGAAAATTAAGCGGAAAAAATTTAGCTGATTTGGAAGCCGGTGCAAGAATTGAAATTAATGAACAAAAGAAAAATCCTTTGGATTTTTCACTTTGGAAAAAAGTTAAGCCAAATGAGCCTTATTGGGAAAGTCCTTGGGGAAACGGTAGACCCGGCTGGCATATTGAATGCTCGGCAATGAGCATGAAACATTTGGGACAAACAATTGATATTCACATTGGCGGAAATGATTTGGTTTTTCCGCATCATGAAAATGAAATTGCGCAAAGTGAAGCCGCTTGCGGAAATGAATTTGTAAAGTATTGGATTCACTGCGGATTCTTAAATATCAACCAAGAAAAAATGTCTAAATCGCTTGGCAATTTTTTTACTGCAAGAGAAATTCTTAAAAAATATAATCCGAATGCAATTAGATTCTTTTTTAGTCAAACTCATTTTTCCGGACCTTTAAGTTTTTCGGAAGATTTAATTGAAGGTGCAGAAAAAGGTTTGGAAAAAATTCTAAATCTCGCGCAAAAAATTGAAAACACAAAACCGTCTATTGAGTTGGATTTAAATCCTTTTGAAATTGATAGATATCTTTTTGCGTTTGAAAGTGCGATGGATGATAATTTTAATACTTCGCAAGCACTTGCTGCAATTTATGATTTTGTTAGAGATTTCAATAAATTTTTAACTAAGAATGAAAAAATTTCTAAAGAAGTTTTAGCAAACGCAAAAGATTTTCTAATATCAACTTTAACTAATGTTTTGGGAATTGAAATTTTTTCTGAAAATTCTACAAGAAATTCCAAAGACGATGAATTGATAAAATTATTTATTGAGTTTAGGACAAAAGTTAAACTTGATAAAAATTATAAACTCGCCGATGAAATTAGAGATAAGTTAAAAGATTTGGGAATTATTTTGGAAGACAGCAAAGAGGGAACTTACTACAAAATTTTAAGCAAATAA